Proteins encoded by one window of Saprospiraceae bacterium:
- a CDS encoding COR domain-containing protein — MSNDLALIKSMEKAFGFSLKSLSAEALSEPLRFYFGNPVNINRGYQLNEEGQIVGLRLPYTNLAHVIDVLLNFNHIRYAYLTRSFFPDAPKVLKKWTQLSSLYLRSNNISDASFVKELTQLSSLDLSANPQIKDFSFVKELTQLSSLDLRANNISDASFVKALTQLSSLDLSDNNISDASFVKELTQLSSLYLSYNKQIKDFSFVKELTQLSSLYLSNNPQIKDFSFVKELTQLSSLDLSYNNISDASFVKELIQLSSLYLSYNKQIKDFSFVKELTQLSSLDLSNNNISDASFVKELTQLSSLDLSANNISDASFVKELTQLSSLDLRANNISDASFVKELTQLSSLDLRANNISDASFVKALTQLSSLDLSANNISDASFVKALTQLSSLYLRANNISDASFVKELTQLSSLYLRANNISDASFVKELTQLSSLDLRANNISDASFVKELTQLSSLDLSANPQIKDFSFVKELTQLSSLYLRANNISDASFVKELTQLSSLDLSDNKLSGIPAEICHLSSLTNLNLAKNEIKEIPKELMTLNLEVVVDNEYASGLNLTENPIENPPLEIVKEGRGAMLNYFQQLDELGKAYLYEAKLLIVGKGGAGKTSLARKLLQEDAQLPEEEETTKGIEIHQLPFTTEGGKDFTIHLWDFGGQEIYHATHQFFLTKRSLYVLVDDTREDDKSLHDPSFNYWLQTVRVFGGDSALLIVQNQKGDRSKDIDLRSMQAQFDNIRACHKTNLLTKANLAQVKAAIIYHIQQLPHIGQVLPLQWVNIRDHLETLKAPYIGLDKYYEICAQYEIPEKDKALSLSRYLHDLGVFLHFQDDGLLRKTVILQNDWATQAAYRVLDNEEIKDAKGRFGRRHINALWGDSAYEDMHSELLQLMKNFELCYALQGLGEETYLVPQLLPLSQPKALSWEDSQLQLQLRYQYSFMPRGLLSRFIVRLHRYVLQPALAWKNGVVLEREGTQALVTATYDQREILIKVKGNERKALMTIVKEELDTLNNTFEGIEVEKLIPCNCSFCTASTEPHFFKFRSLVKRKIAGQPTIECDISFEDVPVLQLIDDVFIENLTPGAPGQSLETRRMLEDIKEELREIKEKRSAEPKVEINITQAGAAAAPPAAPMLPPSPPLKWYEAWWVKSLAGGIGGGFILAVITYRFFGFPFLDTWLGAAAIVGGIILFRNPKHKYYRMASLVLGLFSTLNLLPAFDATFKITEASTDSGWKETLFKLGLQDSPMISIGLLALVAWLVYLDFNKK; from the coding sequence ATGAGTAATGACCTGGCCCTGATTAAAAGCATGGAAAAAGCCTTTGGCTTTTCTTTGAAATCACTTAGTGCGGAAGCGCTAAGCGAGCCTCTTCGGTTTTATTTTGGCAATCCTGTCAATATCAACCGTGGCTATCAACTCAATGAGGAAGGACAGATCGTCGGACTGCGTTTGCCATATACAAATTTGGCACATGTTATAGACGTATTGCTTAACTTTAATCATATTCGATATGCCTATCTTACGCGATCTTTTTTTCCCGACGCTCCAAAGGTTTTGAAAAAATGGACCCAGTTAAGCAGCTTATACCTCCGCTCCAATAATATTAGCGATGCTAGTTTTGTCAAAGAGCTGACCCAATTAAGCAGCTTAGACCTCAGCGCCAATCCACAAATTAAAGATTTTAGTTTTGTCAAAGAGCTGACCCAGTTAAGCAGCTTAGACCTCCGCGCCAATAATATTAGCGATGCTAGTTTTGTCAAAGCGCTGACCCAATTAAGCAGCTTAGACCTCAGCGACAATAATATTAGCGATGCTAGTTTTGTCAAAGAGCTGACCCAATTAAGCAGCTTATACCTCAGCTACAACAAACAAATTAAAGATTTTAGTTTTGTCAAAGAGCTGACCCAATTAAGCAGCTTATACCTCAGCAACAATCCACAAATTAAAGATTTTAGTTTTGTCAAAGAGCTGACCCAATTAAGCAGCTTAGACCTCAGCTACAATAATATTAGTGATGCTAGTTTTGTCAAAGAACTGATCCAATTAAGCAGCTTATACCTCAGCTACAACAAACAAATTAAAGATTTTAGTTTTGTCAAAGAGCTGACCCAATTAAGCAGCTTAGACCTCAGCAACAATAATATTAGCGATGCTAGTTTTGTCAAAGAACTGACCCAATTAAGCAGCTTAGACCTCAGCGCCAATAATATTAGCGATGCTAGTTTTGTCAAAGAGCTGACCCAATTAAGCAGCTTAGACCTCCGCGCCAATAATATTAGCGATGCTAGTTTTGTCAAAGAGCTGACCCAATTAAGCAGCTTAGACCTCCGCGCCAATAATATTAGCGATGCTAGTTTTGTCAAAGCGCTGACCCAATTAAGCAGCTTAGACCTCAGCGCCAATAATATTAGCGATGCTAGTTTTGTCAAAGCGCTGACCCAATTAAGCAGCTTATACCTCCGCGCCAATAATATTAGCGATGCTAGTTTTGTCAAAGAGCTGACCCAATTAAGCAGCTTATACCTCCGCGCCAATAATATTAGCGATGCTAGTTTTGTCAAAGAGCTGACCCAATTAAGCAGCTTAGACCTCCGCGCCAATAATATTAGCGATGCTAGTTTTGTCAAAGAGCTGACCCAATTAAGCAGCTTAGACCTCAGCGCCAATCCACAAATTAAAGATTTTAGTTTTGTCAAAGAGCTGACCCAATTAAGCAGCTTATACCTCCGCGCCAATAATATTAGCGATGCTAGTTTTGTCAAAGAGCTGACCCAATTAAGCAGCTTAGACCTCAGCGACAATAAGCTTAGTGGCATCCCCGCTGAGATATGCCACTTGTCTAGTCTGACAAATCTTAACCTGGCAAAGAATGAAATTAAGGAAATTCCGAAGGAGCTAATGACGCTCAACTTAGAGGTAGTTGTTGATAATGAATATGCTAGTGGACTCAACCTCACTGAAAATCCTATCGAAAATCCGCCACTTGAGATTGTTAAGGAAGGGAGAGGAGCTATGCTTAATTATTTTCAACAACTGGATGAGTTAGGCAAGGCTTACTTGTACGAGGCCAAGTTATTGATCGTGGGTAAGGGCGGAGCTGGTAAAACGAGCCTGGCTCGAAAGCTGCTCCAGGAAGACGCCCAACTTCCGGAAGAGGAAGAGACAACTAAGGGGATTGAGATTCACCAACTTCCTTTTACAACAGAAGGGGGGAAGGATTTTACCATTCATCTCTGGGATTTTGGTGGCCAGGAGATTTATCATGCTACGCATCAGTTTTTTTTGACCAAGCGTTCCCTCTATGTCCTGGTAGATGATACCCGGGAGGATGACAAGAGTTTACATGATCCATCTTTTAATTACTGGTTGCAAACAGTAAGGGTGTTTGGGGGAGATAGTGCTTTGTTGATTGTGCAGAATCAAAAAGGGGATCGCAGCAAGGATATTGACCTTCGGAGCATGCAGGCACAGTTTGATAATATTAGGGCTTGTCACAAAACGAACTTGCTCACTAAAGCCAACCTGGCACAAGTGAAGGCGGCCATTATTTATCATATTCAGCAGCTACCGCATATCGGACAGGTATTGCCTTTGCAGTGGGTAAACATCCGCGATCATTTGGAGACACTTAAAGCGCCTTATATCGGCCTAGATAAATACTATGAGATATGTGCACAGTATGAAATTCCCGAAAAAGATAAAGCGCTTAGTTTGAGCCGCTATTTGCATGATCTAGGTGTTTTTCTTCATTTTCAGGATGATGGCCTGCTGCGCAAAACGGTTATTCTCCAAAATGATTGGGCGACGCAGGCGGCCTATAGGGTGCTGGATAATGAGGAAATTAAGGACGCTAAGGGGCGATTTGGTAGGCGGCATATTAATGCGCTCTGGGGAGATAGCGCATATGAGGATATGCACAGTGAGTTGCTTCAATTGATGAAAAACTTCGAGCTGTGTTATGCCTTACAGGGTTTAGGAGAGGAGACGTATCTGGTGCCTCAGCTGCTGCCTTTATCTCAGCCCAAAGCACTTAGCTGGGAGGATAGTCAACTGCAGCTGCAACTCCGCTACCAGTATAGCTTTATGCCTCGTGGTCTGCTGAGCCGCTTTATTGTACGGCTTCACCGCTATGTCCTCCAGCCGGCACTAGCCTGGAAGAATGGGGTAGTGTTGGAACGTGAAGGTACCCAGGCACTGGTAACAGCTACCTACGATCAGCGTGAAATCCTCATCAAGGTAAAGGGCAACGAGCGAAAGGCCTTGATGACCATCGTCAAGGAGGAGCTGGATACACTCAATAATACTTTCGAGGGTATTGAGGTGGAGAAGCTGATTCCCTGCAATTGTTCGTTTTGCACAGCTTCTACTGAGCCACATTTCTTCAAATTCAGAAGCTTAGTAAAAAGAAAAATCGCCGGACAGCCAACGATCGAATGCGATATCAGTTTTGAAGATGTACCTGTTTTACAACTAATAGACGATGTTTTTATCGAAAACCTCACACCTGGTGCTCCTGGCCAATCCCTCGAGACTAGACGCATGTTGGAAGATATAAAAGAAGAACTCCGCGAGATAAAGGAAAAACGTTCTGCTGAACCTAAAGTAGAAATCAACATTACACAAGCGGGAGCTGCTGCTGCTCCTCCTGCCGCACCTATGCTTCCTCCATCACCGCCACTCAAATGGTATGAGGCCTGGTGGGTCAAGAGCCTGGCCGGCGGTATCGGCGGGGGATTCATCTTGGCCGTCATTACTTATCGCTTCTTTGGCTTTCCGTTTTTAGATACGTGGCTGGGAGCCGCCGCGATTGTAGGGGGGATTATTCTATTTCGGAATCCTAAGCACAAATATTACCGCATGGCCTCCCTGGTTTTAGGCTTATTCAGCACCCTCAACTTACTCCCCGCCTTCGATGCTACTTTCAAAATAACGGAAGCTAGCACGGATAGCGGCTGGAAGGAAACGCTCTTCAAGCTCGGCCTGCAGGATAGCCCCATGATCAGCATAGGGCTCCTGGCCCTCGTCGCCTGGCTCGTTTACCTCGATTTCAACAAGAAGTAG
- a CDS encoding restriction endonuclease, which translates to MRKNSLDWKEYEAITKYIYETLGKEFGVTILGYGNNCKVLGKSGNFHQIDVLTMQPNGVHQIRTAIECKYLKKKITKDTVMKVLSIIQDAQIDKGIIVSKSGFTKDAGNYAREYNIGLVELREAEEKDFLENPKEIHIGDILIKSKILITRPQILNIDIGNDQSIAIRDEWDYYKYSVILENKTEIPLLKYVNKFRNEVNRRNKKNEKITKQFEIPNAILFNKHSRISVEIDQITLTGQLIEIDASQNLNLRLVDQVWLIMKSIFEERIFTFSESGLIVERKRK; encoded by the coding sequence ATGCGTAAAAATAGTCTAGATTGGAAGGAATACGAAGCTATAACCAAATACATCTATGAAACGTTGGGTAAGGAATTTGGCGTTACAATTTTAGGCTATGGAAATAACTGCAAAGTACTTGGGAAATCAGGTAATTTTCATCAAATTGACGTTTTGACCATGCAACCTAACGGAGTGCATCAGATACGGACTGCAATTGAATGTAAATACTTAAAGAAGAAAATAACTAAAGATACCGTTATGAAAGTATTAAGTATTATTCAAGATGCTCAAATCGATAAAGGTATTATAGTTTCAAAAAGTGGATTTACTAAAGATGCTGGTAATTATGCGCGAGAATATAATATTGGCCTTGTTGAGTTAAGAGAAGCAGAAGAAAAAGACTTTCTCGAAAATCCTAAAGAAATCCATATCGGGGATATACTAATAAAAAGCAAAATACTTATAACCCGACCACAAATATTAAATATAGACATTGGGAATGATCAAAGTATAGCAATCAGAGATGAGTGGGACTATTATAAATATTCAGTAATATTAGAGAACAAGACTGAAATTCCTTTATTAAAATATGTGAACAAATTTAGAAATGAAGTAAATCGCCGAAATAAAAAAAACGAAAAAATCACCAAGCAATTTGAAATTCCAAACGCAATTCTTTTTAATAAACACTCTAGAATATCTGTGGAAATTGACCAAATTACATTAACAGGACAGTTAATAGAAATTGATGCTAGCCAAAATCTAAACCTTAGGTTGGTAGATCAGGTTTGGTTAATAATGAAATCAATATTTGAAGAAAGGATATTTACATTTTCAGAGAGTGGTTTGATTGTGGAGCGTAAAAGAAAATAA
- a CDS encoding replication initiation protein — MAKKQKKNNKGIVLIKKANNLIESRYKFDIWETRFFLSVLAQIRREDQEFQVYRIWYKDVIKAFGLKSGDSYRFLREAAQSLMGKSFFVSYETEGVKRERQYHILREIDYLQAGQEEKIGKQIENHEYIDVTVEQKMRPLLLQLQKNFTAYDLRNIVKLGVYPVRVYELLKQYESIGKRKLLVEDMKKMFEVGERYKLFGDFFRWVIKPSVNEINKYTDLTIIEVEKIKEGRKVQALNFVFRAKGEEELRKVHREAPAKQLEIGFEEVLPKSTNETEKDRLFNIFHADVVQRFGVTPSVLLGLLEEYTEEQVSQAIRVTNRAKYNKQISTSIAGFFIYALKNGYTDEKEEAMKKQAEDQLKQKMQELKDEKSIKLNERIKEVTVEQPDITARAIEVLKEEATLIIIEQKQKALKRPLTLEDYRQDIILRELVKGKIVALAKDRFSDILAEFEEKKRELVH, encoded by the coding sequence ATGGCAAAGAAGCAAAAAAAGAACAACAAGGGGATTGTTTTGATCAAGAAGGCCAACAATCTCATCGAATCCAGGTATAAATTTGATATTTGGGAAACGAGATTCTTTCTTTCGGTTTTGGCACAAATTCGGCGAGAAGACCAGGAATTTCAGGTTTATCGGATATGGTACAAAGACGTTATAAAGGCCTTTGGGCTCAAGTCGGGCGATTCCTATCGTTTTTTGAGGGAGGCAGCGCAAAGTTTGATGGGCAAATCCTTTTTTGTTAGCTATGAGACCGAAGGCGTAAAGCGGGAGAGACAATACCATATCCTTCGCGAGATAGACTATCTGCAAGCAGGGCAGGAAGAGAAGATAGGAAAACAGATAGAGAACCATGAGTACATAGACGTCACCGTAGAGCAGAAGATGAGGCCATTGCTACTGCAATTACAAAAGAACTTTACAGCATATGACTTAAGAAATATCGTCAAACTTGGCGTTTATCCAGTCAGGGTGTATGAATTACTCAAACAATATGAAAGCATAGGCAAGCGGAAACTGTTGGTAGAAGACATGAAGAAAATGTTTGAAGTAGGAGAGCGATACAAGCTATTTGGCGATTTCTTCCGTTGGGTCATCAAGCCTTCCGTGAATGAGATTAACAAATACACCGACCTTACCATTATAGAGGTAGAAAAAATCAAAGAAGGGAGAAAGGTTCAGGCTTTGAATTTTGTATTCAGGGCAAAGGGAGAAGAAGAGCTAAGAAAAGTACATCGGGAAGCACCTGCCAAACAACTTGAAATTGGATTTGAAGAAGTACTTCCAAAATCAACAAATGAAACCGAAAAGGATCGCTTATTTAATATATTCCATGCAGATGTTGTGCAACGATTTGGCGTGACCCCATCTGTTTTGTTAGGTCTTTTAGAAGAATATACAGAAGAGCAAGTAAGTCAAGCCATCCGGGTGACCAATCGAGCAAAATACAATAAGCAAATATCCACCAGCATTGCCGGCTTTTTTATTTATGCCCTCAAAAACGGGTATACCGATGAGAAAGAAGAAGCCATGAAAAAGCAGGCAGAGGATCAGCTCAAACAGAAAATGCAAGAGCTCAAAGACGAAAAGTCCATAAAATTAAATGAGCGAATCAAGGAGGTGACCGTTGAACAGCCGGACATTACCGCCCGTGCGATAGAAGTGTTGAAGGAAGAAGCCACCCTAATCATCATAGAACAAAAACAGAAAGCCCTTAAACGGCCATTAACCTTAGAAGATTACAGACAAGATATCATTCTTCGGGAACTGGTAAAAGGCAAGATCGTCGCCCTAGCGAAAGACCGGTTCTCCGATATTTTAGCTGAATTCGAGGAGAAGAAACGCGAATTAGTTCATTAA